One window of Phoenix dactylifera cultivar Barhee BC4 unplaced genomic scaffold, palm_55x_up_171113_PBpolish2nd_filt_p 000402F, whole genome shotgun sequence genomic DNA carries:
- the LOC103709429 gene encoding probable 2-oxoglutarate-dependent dioxygenase AOP1 produces MGAETAASERRLSKIDFSDVNSSNPGTRSWAAVRARVMQAMESDGCFEAVYPRISSELRDSLFGTAMKELFALPLETKLQNICDKPFHGYLGQIPYLSYESLAIMDAPFSYGAQSFTSLMWPSGNSTFCETVQSFSEQVMELEETVRRMVLESLGVEKYCVAQTESTRFLLRVSEYGAPQGEEEKKLGLVPHRDKNTLAIVCQNQVDGLEIETKDGEWIPATPSPASFIVIAGDAFRAWTNGRVYSPLHRIVVGGDTTRYSAIIFSIPKDEVVIQAPPELVDEEHPSLFRPFLYNKYVHYCVSEEGMKVKCQLDSYCGVDAENLEKQGDEA; encoded by the exons ATGGGCGCAGAAACGGCAGCAAGCGAACGCCGTCTCTCCAAGATCGACTTCTCCGATGTCAATTCTTCCAACCCAGGAACGCGTAGCTGGGCTGCAGTTCGAGCTCGCGTGATGCAAGCCATGGAGTCCGACGGTTGCTTTGAGGCTGTCTACCCGCGGATCTCCTCCGAGCTCCGTGACTCCCTCTTTGGCACTGCCATGAAGGAACTCTTCGCCCTTCCTCTTGAGACCAAGCTACAAAACATCTGCGACAAGCCCTTCCACGGCTACCTCGGCCAGATTCCCTACCTCTCTTATGAGAGCCTGGCCATCATGGACGCACCGTTTTCCTACGGCGCCCAGAGCTTCACCAGCCTCATGTGGCCCAGTGGAAACTCCACCTTTTG TGAGACGGTGCAGTCGTTCTCAGAGCAAGTGATGGAGCTGGAGGAGACGGTCCGGAGGATGGTATTGGAGAGTCTTGGGGTGGAGAAGTACTGCGTGGCTCAGACGGAGTCCACGAGGTTTCTGCTTAGGGTCTCGGAGTACGGGGCGCCtcagggagaggaggagaagaagctgGGTTTGGTTCCTCACAGGGACAAGAACACGCTAGCCATCGTGTGCCAGAACCAAGTGGATGGACTTGAGATAGAGACAAAGGATGGGGAGTGGATTCCGGCCACTCCCTCGCCGGCATCCTTCATCGTCATCGCCGGGGATGCCTTCAGG GCATGGACCAACGGCCGAGTGTATTCGCCGTTGCATCGCATCGTGGTGGGTGGAGACACAACGAGATACTCGGCCATCATATTCTCAATTCCGAAGGATGAAGTGGTGATCCAGGCGCCGCCGGAGCTGGTCGATGAGGAGCACCCATCTCTCTTCAGGCCCTTCCTCTACAACAAGTATGTGCACTACTGCGTCTCGGAGGAGGGCATGAAGGTGAAGTGTCAGCTGGATTCTTATTGTGGCGTGGATGCTGAGAATCTTGAGAAGCAGGGAGATGAGGCCTGA
- the LOC103709428 gene encoding nudix hydrolase 20, chloroplastic-like isoform X1 codes for MACYLFPAAIVAPRSSPLPRFAHHRIRAQKPSISNPKRLSSVVSSGRFGWDDVLRVGEGNQEDDDPSDLRGYFEKVRACNRGSEKQSEFVPFVVEDQIVGYIHRGFIEHLRKFQDVFTIVSGNNGCYIGDRVTLHSSLKKPEDKTRAVGDAITCLGKLIPGIRNELYPVTSSFGMPVFFSLERAAAPYFGIKAYGVHMNGYVERDGQQFLWIGKRSDMKPTFPGMLDHLVAGGLPHGITCKENLMKECEEEAGIPRSISNNAISVGAISYVDIDEYKYKRDVLFCYDLKLPAGFVPKNEDGEVDSFRLVPAAHVANIIQRAEFFKPNCSIVIIDFLFRHGYISPDDHGYLELLQSLRSGDCS; via the exons ATGGCGTGCTATCTCTTCCCGGCCGCCATCGTCGCTCCCCGGAGCTCCCCTCTCCCCCGCTTCGCCCACCACCGAATCCGAGCTCAGAAACCCTCGATCTCCAACCCGAAGAGACTCTCCTCGGTAGTGTCGAGCGGAAGATTCGGCTGGGACGACGTTCTTCGAGTCGGCGAGGGCAATCAAGAAGACGACGACCCTTCGGATCTCCGAGGCTACTTCGAGAAAGTTCGGGCATGCAATCGTGGATCC GAAAAGCAATCGGAGTTTGTCCCCTTCGTGGTCGAGGATCAGATTGTTGGATACATACATAGGGG TTTCATTGAGCATCTAAGAAAGTTTCAAGATGTTTTCACTATTGTGTCGGGCAACAATGGCTGTTATATTGGTGACCGTGTCACTCTTCATTCATCACTTAAGAAGCCAGAGGACAAAACAAGAGCAGTTGGAGATGCCATCACTTGTCTAGGGAAACTGATTCCAGGTATACGCAATGAG CTGTACCCTGTGACATCATCATTTGGGATGCCTgtattcttctctcttgaacgTGCAGCTGCTCCTTACTTTGGTATAAag GCTTATGGTGTTCATATGAATGGCTATGTTGAGAGGGATGGGCAGCAATTTCTCTGGATAGGGAAGAGAAGTGATATGAAGCCAACCTTCCCTGGGATGCTTGATCATCTGGTTGCTGGGGGCCTG CCACATGGGATCACCTGTAAAGAGAATCTTATGAAGGAATGTGAAGAGGAAGCAGGGATTCCAAGATCCATTTCCAATAA TGCCATCTCAGTTGGAGCAATCTCTTACGTTGACATTGACGAGTACAAGTACAAAAGGGATGTTCTTTTCTGCTATGATCTAAAACTCCCTGCAGGATTTGTTCCCAAGAATGAAG ATGGAGAAGTAGATAGCTTCAGATTAGTTCCTGCAGCTCATGTTGCAAATATTATTCAGAGGGCTGAATTCTTCAAGCCGAATTGTTCCATTGTAATTATTGATTTTCTCTTTCGTCATGG GTACATTTCTCCCGATGATCATGGTTATTTAGAGCTGCTGCAGAGTTTAAGGAGTGGTGATTGCTCCTGA
- the LOC103709428 gene encoding nudix hydrolase 20, chloroplastic-like isoform X3, whose amino-acid sequence MACYLFPAAIVAPRSSPLPRFAHHRIRAQKPSISNPKRLSSVVSSGRFGWDDVLRVGEGNQEDDDPSDLRGYFEKVRACNRGSEKQSEFVPFVVEDQIVGYIHRGFIEHLRKFQDVFTIVSGNNGCYIGDRVTLHSSLKKPEDKTRAVGDAITCLGKLIPGIRNELYPVTSSFGMPVFFSLERAAAPYFGIKAYGVHMNGYVERDGQQFLWIGKRSDMKPTFPGMLDHLVAGGLPHGITCKENLMKECEEEAGIPRSISNNAISVGAISYVDIDEYKYKRDVLFCYDLKLPAGFVPKNEGTFLPMIMVI is encoded by the exons ATGGCGTGCTATCTCTTCCCGGCCGCCATCGTCGCTCCCCGGAGCTCCCCTCTCCCCCGCTTCGCCCACCACCGAATCCGAGCTCAGAAACCCTCGATCTCCAACCCGAAGAGACTCTCCTCGGTAGTGTCGAGCGGAAGATTCGGCTGGGACGACGTTCTTCGAGTCGGCGAGGGCAATCAAGAAGACGACGACCCTTCGGATCTCCGAGGCTACTTCGAGAAAGTTCGGGCATGCAATCGTGGATCC GAAAAGCAATCGGAGTTTGTCCCCTTCGTGGTCGAGGATCAGATTGTTGGATACATACATAGGGG TTTCATTGAGCATCTAAGAAAGTTTCAAGATGTTTTCACTATTGTGTCGGGCAACAATGGCTGTTATATTGGTGACCGTGTCACTCTTCATTCATCACTTAAGAAGCCAGAGGACAAAACAAGAGCAGTTGGAGATGCCATCACTTGTCTAGGGAAACTGATTCCAGGTATACGCAATGAG CTGTACCCTGTGACATCATCATTTGGGATGCCTgtattcttctctcttgaacgTGCAGCTGCTCCTTACTTTGGTATAAag GCTTATGGTGTTCATATGAATGGCTATGTTGAGAGGGATGGGCAGCAATTTCTCTGGATAGGGAAGAGAAGTGATATGAAGCCAACCTTCCCTGGGATGCTTGATCATCTGGTTGCTGGGGGCCTG CCACATGGGATCACCTGTAAAGAGAATCTTATGAAGGAATGTGAAGAGGAAGCAGGGATTCCAAGATCCATTTCCAATAA TGCCATCTCAGTTGGAGCAATCTCTTACGTTGACATTGACGAGTACAAGTACAAAAGGGATGTTCTTTTCTGCTATGATCTAAAACTCCCTGCAGGATTTGTTCCCAAGAATGAAG GTACATTTCTCCCGATGATCATGGTTATTTAG
- the LOC103709428 gene encoding nudix hydrolase 20, chloroplastic-like isoform X2: protein MACYLFPAAIVAPRSSPLPRFAHHRIRAQKPSISNPKRLSSVVSSGRFGWDDVLRVGEGNQEDDDPSDLRGYFEKVRACNRGSEKQSEFVPFVVEDQIVGYIHRGFIEHLRKFQDVFTIVSGNNGCYIGDRVTLHSSLKKPEDKTRAVGDAITCLGKLIPGIRNELYPVTSSFGMPVFFSLERAAAPYFGIKAYGVHMNGYVERDGQQFLWIGKRSDMKPTFPGMLDHLVAGGLPHGITCKENLMKECEEEAGIPRSISNNAISVGAISYVDIDEYKYKRDVLFCYDLKLPAGFVPKNEDGEVDSFRLVPAAHVANIIQRAEFFKPNCSIVHFSR, encoded by the exons ATGGCGTGCTATCTCTTCCCGGCCGCCATCGTCGCTCCCCGGAGCTCCCCTCTCCCCCGCTTCGCCCACCACCGAATCCGAGCTCAGAAACCCTCGATCTCCAACCCGAAGAGACTCTCCTCGGTAGTGTCGAGCGGAAGATTCGGCTGGGACGACGTTCTTCGAGTCGGCGAGGGCAATCAAGAAGACGACGACCCTTCGGATCTCCGAGGCTACTTCGAGAAAGTTCGGGCATGCAATCGTGGATCC GAAAAGCAATCGGAGTTTGTCCCCTTCGTGGTCGAGGATCAGATTGTTGGATACATACATAGGGG TTTCATTGAGCATCTAAGAAAGTTTCAAGATGTTTTCACTATTGTGTCGGGCAACAATGGCTGTTATATTGGTGACCGTGTCACTCTTCATTCATCACTTAAGAAGCCAGAGGACAAAACAAGAGCAGTTGGAGATGCCATCACTTGTCTAGGGAAACTGATTCCAGGTATACGCAATGAG CTGTACCCTGTGACATCATCATTTGGGATGCCTgtattcttctctcttgaacgTGCAGCTGCTCCTTACTTTGGTATAAag GCTTATGGTGTTCATATGAATGGCTATGTTGAGAGGGATGGGCAGCAATTTCTCTGGATAGGGAAGAGAAGTGATATGAAGCCAACCTTCCCTGGGATGCTTGATCATCTGGTTGCTGGGGGCCTG CCACATGGGATCACCTGTAAAGAGAATCTTATGAAGGAATGTGAAGAGGAAGCAGGGATTCCAAGATCCATTTCCAATAA TGCCATCTCAGTTGGAGCAATCTCTTACGTTGACATTGACGAGTACAAGTACAAAAGGGATGTTCTTTTCTGCTATGATCTAAAACTCCCTGCAGGATTTGTTCCCAAGAATGAAG ATGGAGAAGTAGATAGCTTCAGATTAGTTCCTGCAGCTCATGTTGCAAATATTATTCAGAGGGCTGAATTCTTCAAGCCGAATTGTTCCATT GTACATTTCTCCCGATGA